The Nomia melanderi isolate GNS246 chromosome 7, iyNomMela1, whole genome shotgun sequence genome includes a window with the following:
- the LOC116425158 gene encoding 3-hydroxyacyl-CoA dehydrogenase type-2-like gives MLQGMVALVTGGASGLGLGTVQRFVKQGAKVVIADLPSSKGKEVADELGSSAIFAPTDVTSEQDVHAALNATKRHFNKLDVLVNAAGIGFASRVFNFNRGVPHTFDDFSKVFKVNAGGTFNCVRLAVELMYKNEPNEDGQRGVVINTASVAAFDGQIGQAAYSASKGAITSMTLPLARDLVKAGIRVVTIAPGIMDTPLFKALPPKAVLLLQQSVPFPSRLGKPDEFAQLAQHIVENSYLNGEVIRLDGALRMQA, from the exons atgttacAG GGAATGGTTGCACTTGTAACTGGAGGTGCATCTGGTTTGGGGCTAGGAACTGTTCAAAGATTTGTCAAACAGGGTGCTAAAGTTGTCATTGCAGATTTACCTAGTTCCAAGGGAAAAGAGGTTGCTGATGAATTAGGAAGCTCAGCTATATTTGCACCAACAGAT GTGACATCGGAACAGGACGTACATGCAGCTTTAAATGCAACAAAGCGACACTTTAACAAATTGGATGTTCTAGTGAATGCAGCAGGAATAGGTTTTGCTAGTagagtatttaattttaatcggGGTGTCCCGCACACCTTTGACGATTTTTCTAAAGTATTTAAAGTAAATGCGGGCGGAACATTCAATTGTGTTAGATTAGCTGTAGAACTTATGTACAAGAACGAGCCAAACGAGGACGGACAACGTGGAGTAGTAATTAACACAGCAAGCGTTGCAGCTTTTGACGGACAAATCGGTCAAGCAGCGTATTCTGCCAGCAAGGGTGCAATAACCTCTATGACTTTGCCATTAGCTCGTGATTTAGTTAAAGCTGGCATTCGTGTTGTCACGATAGCGCCTGGAATAATGGACACACCTTTATTCAAGGCACTACCGCCTAAAGCGGTCTTATTGTTGCAACAATCGGTACCATTCCCTTCTAGACTCGGTAAGCCCGACGAATTCGCTCAGCTTGCACAACATATTGTTGAAAATTCTTATCTGAACGGAGAAGTTATCAGATTAGATGGTGCACTCAGGATGCAGGCTTAA
- the LOC116425159 gene encoding 3-hydroxyacyl-CoA dehydrogenase type-2-like isoform X1, protein MLKGMVALVTGGASGLGLGTVQRFVKHGAKVVIADLPSSKGKEVADELGSSAVFAPADVTSEQDILAALDLTKQHFNKLDVLMNTAGIACAYKVFNFNKNISHSFDDFIDVCNVNAGGTFNCVRLAVELMYKNEPNKDGQRGVIINTASVAAFEGQMGQVAYSASNGAIVSMTLPLARELSQVGIRVVTIAPGLMDTPLTSSIPKKVIDFLSLSIPLPSRFGTPDEFAELAQQIIENPFLNGEVVRLDGAFRIQI, encoded by the exons ATGTTAAAG GGAATGGTTGCTCTTGTAACTGGAGGTGCATCTGGTTTGGGGCTAGGAACTGTTCAAAGATTTGTCAAACATGGTGCGAAAGTTGTCATTGCAGATTTACCTAGTTCCAAGGGAAAAGAGGTTGCTGATGAATTAGGAAGCTCAGCTGTATTTGCACCAGCAGAT GTGACATCGGAACAGGACATACTTGCAGCTTTAGATTTAACAAAGCAACACTTTAACAAATTGGATGTTCTAATGAATACGGCAGGAATAGCTTGTGCatataaagtatttaattttaataagaatatcTCGCACTCCTTTGACGATTTTATCGATGTATGTAATGTAAATGCGGGCGGAACATTCAATTGTGTTAGATTAGCTGTAGAACTTATGTACAAGAACGAGCCAAACAAGGACGGACAACGTGGAGTAATAATTAACACAGCAAGCGTTGCAGCTTTTGAGGGACAAATGGGCCAGGTTGCATATTCTGCCTCCAACGGTGCAATAGTCTCTATGACATTGCCGTTAGCTCGCGAATTATCTCAAGTTGGCATTCGTGTTGTCACGATAGCGCCCGGACTAATGGACACACCTTTGACGTCGTCAATACCAAAAAAAGTGATCGATTTTTTGAGTCTATCGATACCATTACCAAGTAGGTTCGGTACGCCTGACGAATTCGCTGAGCTAGCAcaacaaattattgaaaatccTTTTCTGAACGGAGAAGTTGTCAGATTAGACGGTGCATTCAGGATTCAAATTTAA
- the LOC116425159 gene encoding 3-hydroxyacyl-CoA dehydrogenase type-2-like isoform X2 → MVALVTGGASGLGLGTVQRFVKHGAKVVIADLPSSKGKEVADELGSSAVFAPADVTSEQDILAALDLTKQHFNKLDVLMNTAGIACAYKVFNFNKNISHSFDDFIDVCNVNAGGTFNCVRLAVELMYKNEPNKDGQRGVIINTASVAAFEGQMGQVAYSASNGAIVSMTLPLARELSQVGIRVVTIAPGLMDTPLTSSIPKKVIDFLSLSIPLPSRFGTPDEFAELAQQIIENPFLNGEVVRLDGAFRIQI, encoded by the exons ATGGTTGCTCTTGTAACTGGAGGTGCATCTGGTTTGGGGCTAGGAACTGTTCAAAGATTTGTCAAACATGGTGCGAAAGTTGTCATTGCAGATTTACCTAGTTCCAAGGGAAAAGAGGTTGCTGATGAATTAGGAAGCTCAGCTGTATTTGCACCAGCAGAT GTGACATCGGAACAGGACATACTTGCAGCTTTAGATTTAACAAAGCAACACTTTAACAAATTGGATGTTCTAATGAATACGGCAGGAATAGCTTGTGCatataaagtatttaattttaataagaatatcTCGCACTCCTTTGACGATTTTATCGATGTATGTAATGTAAATGCGGGCGGAACATTCAATTGTGTTAGATTAGCTGTAGAACTTATGTACAAGAACGAGCCAAACAAGGACGGACAACGTGGAGTAATAATTAACACAGCAAGCGTTGCAGCTTTTGAGGGACAAATGGGCCAGGTTGCATATTCTGCCTCCAACGGTGCAATAGTCTCTATGACATTGCCGTTAGCTCGCGAATTATCTCAAGTTGGCATTCGTGTTGTCACGATAGCGCCCGGACTAATGGACACACCTTTGACGTCGTCAATACCAAAAAAAGTGATCGATTTTTTGAGTCTATCGATACCATTACCAAGTAGGTTCGGTACGCCTGACGAATTCGCTGAGCTAGCAcaacaaattattgaaaatccTTTTCTGAACGGAGAAGTTGTCAGATTAGACGGTGCATTCAGGATTCAAATTTAA